From a region of the Rhipicephalus microplus isolate Deutch F79 chromosome X, USDA_Rmic, whole genome shotgun sequence genome:
- the LOC119161494 gene encoding uncharacterized protein LOC119161494 translates to MAPPVPKDGMDAADEGCSSDRPRIVLPWSLRQQCLDEVGRSVWRWSKSVDEESEPRTPVTPVTNNPFAECPLHVRQDLLECILDDEARSPAVRRVAELLLVCGVESFDLSCLDDCSTADLQFILTLLQQNGSSLCQLTISGLWMYSPESEEIVKSLLRSARNLRVLRIQEMYRDTLEVLVRSCPLLQRLEVMHHSINADDIASVAQFVQREALPIQCSLMEVRLPSSVNGEGVISLIETFPNLQIIRCVYLEAVLDSLDARASVSSREWWVRRLSHVHALQSGQSMGSGSVERLVAWFPGLEEVVLHVQEDMNLRELAKLKRLRSLELRNSQTLPSSYTDDVLPLLALCGKRLLRLGLEHFDVVDLARTDIMCPELESLSLRWFILLGCSSPAVSSRVAAVRPFQNLRELRLRPRVGRTVPREACELLLSHCQNIRHLELFCCTGLTDSLAAVLCKRNGFASLKSVRLRHGHGLSANGLQCFLSRASKLKFWNAGKITRRSSLSEDEDMDEGVDNVRD, encoded by the coding sequence ATGGCACCGCCAGTACCGAAAGACGGCATGGACGCCGCCGACGAGGGGTGCTCGTCTGATCGGCCCCGCATCGTACTCCCCTGGAGTTTGCGGCAACAATGCTTGGACGAAGTGGGCCGTAGCGTGTGGCGCTGGAGCAAGAGTGTGGACGAGGAGTCGGAGCCCCGTACTCCAGTTACACCCGTCACCAACAACCCGTTCGCTGAATGCCCGCTGCATGTGAGGCAGGATTTGCTGGAGTGCATCTTGGATGACGAGGCACGCAGCCCAGCCGTGCGACGCGTAGCCGAGTTGCTCTTGGTCTGCGGTGTGGAGTCGTTTGACCTCAGCTGCCTCGATGACTGCAGCACCGCCGACTTGCAGTTCATCCTCACTCTACTGCAGCAAAACGGCTCGTCCCTCTGTCAGCTGACCATCTCGGGCCTTTGGATGTACTCACCGGAGAGCGAGGAAATTGTCAAAAGCCTCCTCAGATCGGCCCGCAACCTTCGTGTGCTGCGCATTCAGGAGATGTACAGAGACACGTTAGAAGTTTTAGTAAGGTCATGTCCGCTGCTCCAGCGTCTGGAAGTTATGCATCATTCGATAAACGCTGACGACATCGCTTCTGTGGCTCAATTCGTTCAACGGGAAGCGCTGCCGATCCAGTGTAGCCTCATGGAAGTGCGTTTGCCATCGTCTGTGAACGGCGAAGGGGTTATCAGTCTGATCGAAACATTTCCTAACCTGCAAATAATCCGCTGCGTCTACCTCGAGGCAGTGCTGGACAGTCTAGATGCTAGAGCCAGCGTGAGCAGCCGAGAATGGTGGGTGCGGAGACTCAGCCACGTCCACGCACTGCAGAGTGGCCAGTCCATGGGATCAGGAAGCGTCGAAAGGTTGGTGGCATGGTTTCCGGGTTTGGAAGAAGTTGTGCTGCACGTGCAAGAGGACATGAACCTGAGGGAATTAGCTAAGTTGAAGCGCCTCCGTTCACTGGAACTCAGGAACAGTCAAACGTTACCATCTTCCTACACCGACGACGTGCTACCGCTTCTAGCTCTGTGTGGAAAGCGACTGTTACGCCTTGGGCTCGAACACTTCGATGTTGTTGATTTAGCAAGGACTGACATCATGTGCCCCGAACTAGAATCGCTGTCACTGCGTTGGTTCATCCTTCTGGGCTGCTCAAGTCCGGCAGTGAGCTCGAGGGTGGCAGCGGTGAGGCCATTCCAGAACCTAAGGGAGCTGAGGCTGCGCCCTCGCGTCGGTCGTACAGTACCTCGAGAAGCATGCGAGCTTCTCCTATCACACTGCCAAAACATCCGCCACTTAGAACTTTTCTGCTGCACCGGACTAACGGACTCGTTGGCCGCAGTTCTGTGCAAGCGCAATGGGTTCGCTAGTCTCAAATCTGTGCGGCTACGGCACGGCCACGGACTGAGTGCTAACGGACTACAGTGCTTTCTCTCCAGAGCGTCGAAGCTGAAGTTCTGGAATGCAGGCAAGATTACCCGGAGATCGTCCCTGAGCGAAGATGAAGACATGGACGAGGGAGTAGACAACGTCCGTGATTAG